The genomic DNA ACGCCAAAGCGCGAAACGGCCGGATGCTGCCGGCCCCGTGTGGCGGAGGTCGATCTCCCGAGCAAGCGGCCCAAGCAGGACTCGATGAGCTTgcttgcgcaggccgccgacaTGTCTCGCCCGTTCAAACCCTCGTGCACCTGTGGCCCGAACTGCAAGTGTGCAGGCTGCTACGAACATACGCTACGATCAAACCGCCCGTCATCGCTGTATCCGCGCCCTTCCGATACGAAGCCGGACTGCAACAGCTGTGGCGCTTGCGACATTCAACTTACGGGCCCTTCGGGCATTGAGCAAGTGGACCGCTGGTTTTCCGCGGACAAGCTCTCCACGGCAACGAAATAACGGCCCCATCACGAACATGTACATCCATACACTCCCGCCCCGCACAGCCTCATCTAGGGCGCACCCCATCATGAATAGTTTGCTCCGTACGCTTGCCAAGACTGATCCCGATGCTCAGCGTGAATTTAGCGCCCAAATAGCGAAATTGGCTCTCGTGGTTCGAGGCATTCCGTCTTGGCATTCGTAAGCTGCATGAACATGCAGATTTCACCTAAAGTAACCCCGACGTGCACCGAAAGTGGAGAAACGTGGGCGTAAGAAAAAAGCGCGAATTTCGCCGTGACCTGGAACAAAAATTTGGGCCCAACCGGGAATTGAACCCGGGACCTCTCCCAGACTCAGGGCTCCCCTGAGGGTTTCAGTTATTCCCGAAGGGAGTATAATACGACTATACTATTGGGCCTCCGCTTCTACACCACCAAGGTGGTCGAACCTACATAAAGGAGAAGCTTcattgcgctgctcgggtTTCCCGCCGACCCAACGCCATTCTCGTATAGGTTCGTGCTGCTATGCTCTACCAGAgtgcacggcgctcgcggcgctcctcaGCGGCGATACGCTTGTTCATACCCCACGTGGCGCGCTTGAGCTCggtctcggcgcggcgggcacTGCGCACCTCCTTTGGCGCCGGAGCGACGATCGAGATAaaggtcggcgagcagccAAACTGCTTGGCAAGCACACCGGCCGTGTTCTTAAAAGGGTCCTGCGCAcggagctgctgcacctgcGCAATCTGCTCAGCGCTCAGCGTGCTGGAGGCGTTGCGCGCCTGGCGGtgctgcttgcgcaggagcggcggcagctGCTGCGAGGCCGACTCGTTGGCGCTCTCGaacagcgcgtcggcgccctcgaccgtcgcgcggctcgacTCGGGCGTCGGAGGGGTGCGTGCAATGAACGTCTCGCCGGTGGCGAGGGGGAAGCGGGCGGCCTCGCCCTTGTCGAGCGGATcacgcgggcggcgcaccggcgcgttgcgctgcgcagccgtgctcgtcgagaaAGCGCGCGGGCGGTTCAGCGCGCTGGTCGTGTATGAACGGCGACCAAAGCTCCAGCCCTTCGGGCCGGCCCACGTGCCCTTGACAAAGTTGTTGTAGTACACCCAAGGGAAGAAGTCCTTCTTCAGGTAGTAGAAGGCCGTCTGCGGCTTGGCCTGGTCGAGGCCAAAGTTGGCAAAAGTCTCCTTCGGCACACCGCCATACTTgaactcggcgaggagcaccTTGCCGTACTCGGTGATGAGCGGGCACGAGGTGTAGCCGTCATAGTCGGCGATCGGCGACTTgctctcgagcgcgcgcaggaGGTTATCGACGAGCACCGGTGCCTCGCCGGTGATGGCAGCGGCCGTCTTGCtggtcggcagcgacgaggcgtcgcCGATCGCCCAGATGTTCTTGTAGTGGATGTGCTGCAAAGTCGACTGGTTCACGTTGGCGTAGCCCGCCTCGTTCGCCAGACTGGAGTT from Malassezia japonica chromosome 1, complete sequence includes the following:
- a CDS encoding eukaryotic sulfide quinone oxidoreductase (EggNog:ENOG503NWYC; COG:C) produces the protein MMLLGAKRVTALPKQAGMAHLFSTSARVADAAHKVVVVGGGTAGLTVSHQLLRSGKFAQNDIAIVEPSEWHHYQPGWTLVGGGLTSREALRRPTKSLLDPKIQLYTDKVSTFAPEQNQVSTQSGEKLTYEQLVVAPGFEITLDDIPGLRQALDDPASKVASIYTYDSVDQVYGKINKFKQGRAIFTQPASPIKCAGAPQKIMWFATDLWTKAGLYKPHDANSPIQIDFATGLPVMFGVPKYSEVLNQLREERGVGGLFQHNLVAIEDNGSTAVFARPDGEKVRLPFDFLHATPTMAPPAFLKNSSLANEAGYANVNQSTLQHIHYKNIWAIGDASSLPTSKTAAAITGEAPVLVDNLLRALESKSPIADYDGYTSCPLITEYGKVLLAEFKYGGVPKETFANFGLDQAKPQTAFYYLKKDFFPWVYYNNFVKGTWAGPKGWSFGRRSYTTSALNRPRAFSTSTAAQRNAPVRRPRDPLDKGEAARFPLATGETFIARTPPTPESSRATVEGADALFESANESASQQLPPLLRKQHRQARNASSTLSAEQIAQVQQLRAQDPFKNTAGVLAKQFGCSPTFISIVAPAPKEVRSARRAETELKRATWGMNKRIAAEERRERRALW